Proteins encoded by one window of Sphingosinicella sp. BN140058:
- a CDS encoding DUF3892 domain-containing protein, whose product MPVSVQIKCIQTFRRAHPCRRISDIGGFTDRRWKISVEDAIDHVEGGAWEFYVLVGETRHKVVVASRDGRKYLKAECDDEAPDTLLSLPKCPEADVWGLGGSLGAE is encoded by the coding sequence ATGCCCGTTTCCGTCCAGATCAAGTGCATCCAGACCTTCCGCCGCGCCCATCCGTGCCGGCGGATCAGCGATATCGGCGGGTTCACCGACCGCCGCTGGAAGATCAGCGTCGAGGACGCGATCGATCATGTCGAGGGCGGCGCCTGGGAATTCTACGTGCTCGTCGGCGAGACACGGCACAAGGTCGTCGTGGCCTCCCGCGACGGCCGCAAATATCTGAAGGCCGAGTGCGACGACGAAGCGCCCGATACCTTGCTTTCCCTTCCGAAATGTCCGGAAGCGGATGTCTGGGGTCTCGGCGGGAGCCTCGGCGCGGAATAG
- a CDS encoding ion transporter, with product MADVIQRSDGTAAASPRLRRIVHRQFDPSAWAGKGLSPANRFLVAAIIAATILAILRTEPLLADGRDALLNGLDMLFGTIFVTEYALRLWAAGEAPRFAGLRGRLRYAFTPGALIDAAVVIATFAPMIASGLVSLRLLRVVAILRFARLGRFSTAVRHLTRAVSDRRDELLLTVLLGFALIIGGATAMWLAEGDAQPDKFGSIPRAMWWAAVTLTTIGYGDVFPVTILGKFIAVIVAIAGIGLIAMPAGILAAAFSDAIQRSRNAERPCDTASDPRDGSQPDA from the coding sequence ATGGCGGATGTGATCCAGAGATCCGACGGGACGGCGGCAGCCTCCCCTCGCCTGCGCCGGATCGTCCATCGCCAGTTCGATCCGTCCGCCTGGGCCGGCAAGGGCCTGTCACCCGCAAACCGGTTCCTCGTCGCCGCGATCATCGCCGCGACGATCCTGGCAATCCTGCGCACGGAGCCGCTGCTCGCCGACGGCCGCGATGCCCTGCTCAACGGGCTCGACATGCTGTTCGGGACGATCTTCGTCACCGAATATGCGCTTCGTCTCTGGGCAGCCGGCGAGGCGCCGCGCTTTGCGGGGCTGCGTGGCCGCCTCCGCTACGCCTTCACGCCTGGCGCGCTCATCGACGCCGCCGTCGTCATCGCCACCTTCGCGCCGATGATCGCCAGCGGTCTCGTTTCGCTGCGCCTGCTGCGCGTGGTCGCGATCCTGCGCTTCGCCCGGCTCGGCCGTTTCTCGACCGCGGTCCGCCATCTCACCCGGGCGGTGTCCGATCGGCGCGACGAACTTCTGCTCACCGTCCTGCTTGGTTTTGCTCTGATCATTGGCGGCGCCACCGCCATGTGGCTCGCCGAAGGCGACGCCCAGCCGGACAAGTTCGGAAGCATTCCGCGCGCGATGTGGTGGGCCGCGGTGACCCTGACCACGATCGGCTATGGCGACGTCTTTCCGGTCACCATCCTCGGCAAGTTCATCGCGGTGATCGTCGCGATTGCCGGCATCGGCCTGATTGCGATGCCCGCGGGCATCCTCGCCGCCGCGTTCAGCGACGCGATCCAGCGCAGCCGTAACGCCGAGAGGCCCTGTGACACGGCTTCGGATCCGCGCGATGGAAGCCAACCGGACGCATGA